A genome region from Penicillium psychrofluorescens genome assembly, chromosome: 3 includes the following:
- a CDS encoding uncharacterized protein (ID:PFLUO_004413-T1.cds;~source:funannotate), which translates to MSNTQQTATLAAGCFWGVEHLFRKHFGNGKGLLDAKVGYSGGKTTAPSYRAVCSGDTGHAEALQVTYDPSLVSYPQLLEFFFRMHDPTTMNRQGGDVGTQYRSAIFTHSDEQQKTAEGVAEKVAAQWYKQPLSTQIIPAGPWWDAEDYHQLYLHKNPSGYECPAQYVVLPSLSPSGQKLMVDGFVALCGIFRLLRID; encoded by the exons ATGTCCAACACGCAGCAGACCGCCACCCTCGCCGCGGGCTGCTTCTGGGGCGTGGAGCATCTCTTCCGCAAGCATTTCGGGAATGGGAAGGGCTTGCTCGATGCGAAGGTTGGGTATTCGGGTGGGAAGACCACCGCGCCTTCGTACAGGGCTGTTTGTTCGGGGGATACAGGTC ACGCCGAAGCCCTCCAAGTAACCTACGACCCCTCCCTAGTCAGCTACCCCCAACTCCTCgaattcttcttccgcaTGCACGACCCCACAACCATGAACCGCCAGGGTGGCGACGTGGGTACGCAGTACCGGTCCGCGATCTTCACGCACAGcgacgagcagcagaagaccgccgaggGCGTTGCGGAGAAGGTCGCTGCGCAGTGGTACAAGCAACCGCTTTCCACGCAGATCATCCCCGCGGGGCCTTGGTGGGACGCGGAGGATTATCATCAGTTGTACTTGCATAAGAATCCTTCGGGGTATGAGTGTCCGGCGCAGTATGTGgtccttccctccctttcccccTCTGGTCAGAAGCTTATGGTTGATGGGTTTGTAGCTTTGTGCGGAATTTTCCGCCTCTTGCGGATTGACTAG
- a CDS encoding uncharacterized protein (ID:PFLUO_004414-T1.cds;~source:funannotate), whose product MPVCQSKSYTWDNMDNLVLNTKYLGDASTADWVYSGFPKIQDGSMLMTMPKNSVGTLISSSDYIFYGKVSGKFKSSRGDGVVSSFILMSDVQDEIDLEWVGADLAHVQSNFYWQGVLNWHNSKNLTIPGGDTFDDWHTYELDWSPNQLTWSVDGTVQRTLTKSSTYNSTSNVYQYPQTPARLQFSIWPAGASSSAPGTIAWAGGAIDWDSADIQQYGYDFATIGDVSVECYSVPSGTEQSGTNAYTYTSTDALQSDIALVSNSTILGSLGATGSDPSLGASASGSSASASASASDSVPSSSGGGAGQHFGQGGPSGNDTSSGSSGSGSTSGSGSGSSSGSGGFSQNGNSGSGSGSGSGSGGTNAAPSQNERVLRGSLFAVLVAVVVLVTL is encoded by the exons ATGCCTGTCTGCCAGTCCAAGTCCTACACCTGGGACAACATGGACAACCTCGTCCTCAACACCAAGTACCTCGGTGATGCCTCCACCGCCGACTGGGTCTACTCCGGTTTCCCCAAGATCCAGGACGGCTCCATGCTCATGACCATGCCCAAGAATAGTGTCGGCACGCTgatctccagcagcgactACATCTTTTACGGCAAGGTCTCGGGCAAGTTCAAGAGCTCGCGGGGTGACGGTGTTGTCTCCTCTTTCATCCTGATGTCTGACGTCCAGGACGAGATTGATCTGGAGTGGGTTGGCGCCGACTTGGCCCACGTGCAGAGCAACTTCTACTGGCAGGGTGTTCTCAACT GGCACAACAGCAAGAACCTGACCATCCCCGGCGGCGACACCTTCGATGACTGGCACACCTACGAGCTCGACTGGAGCCCCAACCAGCTGACCTGGAGCGTCGACGGCACCGTGCAGCGCACACTGACCAAGTCTTCCACCTACAACTCGACCTCCAACGTTTACCAGTACCCTCAGACCCCCGCGCGCCTGCAGTTTTCCATCTGGCCTGCCGGTGCGTCCAGCAGCGCCCCCGGCACGATCGCTTGGGCCGGTGGTGCCATCGACTGGGACAGCGCGGATATCCAGCAGTACGGTTATGACTTTGCGACCATCGGCGATGTCAGCGTCGAGTGCTACAGCGTCCCCTCCGGCACGGAGCAGTCCGGCACCAACGCGTACACCTACACCAGCACTGATGCCCTGCAGAGCGACATCGCCCTCGTCAGCAACTCGACTATCCTGGGCTCCTTGGGTGCTACTGGCTCTGACCCCTCTCTGGGTGCTAGCGCCAGCggttcttctgcttctgcttccgCTTCCGCTAGTGACAGCgttccctcctcctcgggcggcggtgctggccAGCATTTCGGCCAAGGTGGCCCCTCTGGCAACGATACCAGCAGTGGCTCGAGTGGCTCGGGCTCTACCTCGGGCTCGGGTTCGGGCTCTTCTAGCGGCAGTGGTGGCTTCAGCCAGAACGGCAACAGCGGCAGCGGCtctggctccggctccggctctGGTGGCACCAACGCTGCTCCCAGCCAGAACGAGCGCGTCCTGCGTGGCTCGCTCTTCGCTGTCCTGGTTGCTGTCGTCGTCCTGGTGACGCTGTAA
- a CDS encoding uncharacterized protein (ID:PFLUO_004408-T1.cds;~source:funannotate) has protein sequence MEGMLPSDDPSAFGHASTQIPASLSNDEDITKLMTAATPINTTTTATNTTSTPISSPDEVSGTIPRPRSRRSRHEPEPDWSEQVREQLRKMRCDPRPTGCAPCIAGGLPCQVTDRVTGETYVRGAASRMKEQINSLQAQIQQLRERNLTLERRNELLENQIEIL, from the exons ATGGAAGGCATGCTTCCCTCCG ACGATCCTTCGGCCTTCGGCCACGCTTCCACCCAGATCCCAGCTTCGTTATCAAACGATGAAGACATCACCAAGCTCATGACCGCTGCCACTCCTATCAATACCACTACCACCGCTACCAACACCACCTCAACCCCCATCTCCAGCCCAGACGAAGTCAGCGGTACGATCCCCCGACCTCGCAGCCGACGCAGCCGCCACGAGCCTGAACCAGACTGGTCAGAGCAAGTGCGCGAACAA ctccgCAAAATGCGCTGCGACCCACGACCCACCGGCTGTGCTCCCTGCATCGCAGGCGGGTTGCCCTGCCAGGTAACCGATCGCGTGACTGGCGAGACATATGTCCGTGGCGCAGCGAGCCGAATGAAAGAGCAAATCAACAGCTTGCAGGCacagatccagcagctgaGAGAGCGGAATCTGACCCTCGAGCGCCGCAATGAGCTCTTGGAGAATCAGATTGAGATCTTGTGA
- a CDS encoding uncharacterized protein (ID:PFLUO_004410-T1.cds;~source:funannotate) produces METEQSSPSSSSESSRENSLFLKIIHWHKLFDSDSPPRLGIDVQKRIPYATMSAFSTGLALGYYHGSNKAGLRFRAENAHRFPTTSTGWFQYHKTKNYLSVVGGVKDGMKMGCKLGVGAMAFCLFEETVDYARHDERDFLSTVTAGLSFSGIYSLLARHDVYTAARTAKLGLKLSFAYGLLQDALESLKGNRPAYVDFILGNRRSKETVV; encoded by the exons ATGGAGACGGAACAatcctcgccgtcctcctcgAGCGAGTCCTCGCGCGAAAactccctcttcctcaaaaTCATCCACTGGCACAAGCTCTTCGACTCCGACAGCCCACCGCGCCTCGGCATTGACGTCCAAAAGCGAATTCCCTACGCCACCATGtcggccttctcgacggGTCTCGCACTGGGTTACTATCACGGCAGCAACAAAGCGGGCTTGCGCTTCCGGGCCGAGAATGCGCATCGATTCCCCACGACCTCGACCGGCTGGTTCCAGTACCACAAAACGAAGAATTATCTGTCCGTCGTTGGTGGTGTCAAGGATGGTATGAAGATGGGCTGTAAACTGGGTGTCGGCGCGATGGCGTTTTGTCTATTTGAGGAGACGGTCGATTACGCAAGGCATGATGAGAGGGATTTTTTGTCGACCGTGACGGCGGGATTATCTTTCTCGGGGATCTACAGTTTATTGG CTCGCCATGATGTCTATACGGCTGCGCGCACGGCGAAACTCGGGCTGAAATTGAGCTTTGCATATGGACTGTTGCAGGATGCCTTGGAAAGCTTGAAGGGCAACCGGCCGGCATATGTGGATTTCATCTTGGGGAATCGTCGGTCCAAGGAGACGGTTGTGTGA
- a CDS encoding uncharacterized protein (ID:PFLUO_004409-T1.cds;~source:funannotate), translating into MRRHGRSSGGPTKAVTPMSDTVSLIHSFDSVMNPNRPARPSPLASSNIKALPLELVDRLRSFPLFQATPESFLFEVGQHLRPQLHAANDYILTEGDEARAIYWLVRGAVSVTSRDGESIYAELQPGAFFGEIGVLMDRPRTATIVARTRCMLVVLTKEDFRSILPRFPDVERAIREEAQERLMILEKKKKETSAPAPDLLPAPARRGSKRLRESFARDLVVSDDEELGVNSVNKKRKSPSPGRRDGSSALANGLVNVRLLLKELPLFSGLPADILHFLGLNAQPRSFPPFTDIIQQDSHGRELYFIVRGEVEVVAEKTEKSEKHLPHTPNGVKRSGIEIKARLRQGQYFGEVVSLSLAPRRTATVRSVTQVECLMLSGDVLSELWAKCPSSIREQVERTAQERLQSAADGDVVMTDAANTQPSMSDLAIDDRVKVTSSRRRSMPLLTLTETELDGPHQSSPVEDQDQAVLRPTDPDPYLSLGLDKVRLRSRRGSVAPLTPEELSGEQARPSSSSEAKSASSSSSIGLPEMAGLSKPHQAARPLGDGYRGVFPDSVLLNIFQYLELHHLLRFRAVSSHWSEILNKSGGVLRDLDLSVYNRKVTDQVLVKIICPFVGTRPRSININNCFHITDEGFNALASTCAPQATTWKMKSVWEVTASAILEMSNKATKLQEADLSNCRKVGDTLLARIVGWVASANAKPPGDGKSSIKPTMQTADSIVYGCPQLKKLTLSYCKHVTDRSMHHIASHAAGRIEEMDLTRCTTITDQGFQYWGNARFTNLKRLCLADCTYLTDNAIVHLTNAAKSLQELDLSFCCALSDTATEVLALQCSQLKYLNMSFCGSAISDPSLRSIGLHLLSLQHLSVRGCVRVTGVGVEAVAEGCHQLQSFDVSQCKNLTSWLEDGGPARYRSRIDFEVVATNRKTLQ; encoded by the exons ATGcgtcgccatggccggtCCAGTGGTGGCCCGACCAAGGCCGTCACGCCCATGTCCGACACGGTGTCCCTTATCCACTCGTTCGATTCGGTCATGAACCCCAACCGCCCCGCGCGTCCCTCGCCGCTGGCCTCCTCCAACATCAAAGCCCTGCCACTAGAACTGGTCGATCGGCTGCGTTCATTTCCACTGTTCCAGGCAACACCTGAGTCCTTCCTCTTTGAGGTGGGCCAGCACTTGCGCCCGCAGCTCCATGCGGCCAACGACTACATTCTCACAGAGGGTGATGAGGCCCGCGCAATATACTGGCTGGTACGGGGTGCGGTCTCTGTCACGTCGCGTGATGGCGAGAGTATCTATGCTGAACTCCAGCCGGGTGCGTTCTTTGGCGAGATCGGCGTGCTGATGGACCGCCCGCGCACGGCAACAATTGTCGCCCGGACCCGCTGtatgctggtggtgctgaCCAAAGAGGATTTCCGGAGCATTCTGCCGCGCTTCCCTGATGTTGAGCGAGCGATCAGGGAAGAGGCCCAGGAGCGCTTGATGATcctcgagaagaaaaagaaggagacCTCTGCGCCCGCACCAGATCTTCTACCAGCGCCGGCCCGGAGGGGCTCCAAGAGATTGCGCGAGAGTTTTGCCCGAGACCTGGTGGTttcggatgatgaggagcTGGGTGTCAACTCTGTGaacaagaagcgcaagtctCCGAGCCCTGGGAGGCGAGATGGCTCCAGCGCGCTGGCAAATGGGTTGGTCAATGTCCGTCTGCTGCTCAAGGAGTTGCCTCTCTTTTCTGGACTTCCAGCCGACATCCTAcacttcctcggtctcaATGCCCAGCCCAGGTCCTTTCCACCTTTTACCGATATCATTCAACAAGACTCTCACGGCCGAGAACTGTATTTTATCGTTCGTGGCGAGGTTGAAGTCGTCGCCGAGAAGACTGAGAAGTCTGAGAAGCATCTTCCACATACACCCAACGGTGTCAAGCGCTCTGGGATCGAAATCAAAGCTCGCCTGCGACAAGGCCAGTATTTTGGCGAAGTGGTCAGCTTGTCTCTCGCCCCACGAAGAACTGCCACTGTTCGATCTGTCACCCAGGTCGAGTGTCTGATGCTCAGCGGTGATGTTCTGTCCGAATTATGGGCCAAGTGCCCCTCAAGTATTCGAGAACAGGTAGAGCGCACTGCACAGGAAAGACTCCAGTCTGCCGCGGATGGCGATGTGGTGATGACCGACGCCGCGAACACCCAACCTTCCATGAGCGACTTGGCCATCGACGACAGAGTCAAGGTCACTTCCTCGCGCAGACGCTCCATGCCCTTGTTGACCCTAACCGAAACCGAACTGGATGGCCCTCATCAGTCTTCCCCGGTTGAAGATCAGGACCAGGCCGTCTTGCGGCCCACGGACCCGGATCCTTACCTCAGTCTCGGTTTGGACAAGGTGCGACTGCGAAGCCGACGAGGCTCAGTGGCACCCTTAACCCCCGAAGAGCTCTCGGGGGAGCAAGCACgtccatcatcgtcttctgAGGCCAAATCcgccagctcttcttcctctattGGCCTCCCCGAAATGGCTGGTCTCTCCAAACCGCATCAGGCAGCGCGTCCCCTCGGTGACGGATATCGCGGCGTGTTTCCCGACAGCGTCCTTCTCAACATCTTTCAGTACCTAGAGCttcatcaccttcttcgctttcGCGCAGTATCGTCGCACTGGTCCGAAATCCTGAACAAATCCGGCGGTGTCCTTCGTGATTTAGATCTGAGTGTCTACAACCGCAAAGTCACCGACCAGGTGTTGGTCAAAATCATTTGCCCGTTTGTTGGCACCCGGCCCCGTTCgatcaacatcaacaattGCTTCCACATCACCGACGAAGGCTTCAACGCGCTGGCGAGTACTTGCGCCCCCCAGGCTACCACATGGAAGATGAAAAGCGTTTGGGAGGTCACCGCATCCGCCATTCTCGAGATGTCCAACAAGGCCACTAAACTGCAAGAGGCGGATCTGAGCAATTGTCGCAAAGTGGGAGATACGCTCCTTGCCCGGATCGTTGGATGGGTTGCGTCAGCCAATGCCAAGCCGCCAGGCGATGGCAAGTCGTCCATTAAACCTACCATGCAGACAGCCGATAGCATCGTGTATGGATGCCCGCAGTTGAAGAAGCTCACACTCTCATACTGCAAGCACGTTACGGATCGCTCGATGCACCACATTGCGTCGCACGCTGCAGGCCGAATCGAAGAGATGGACTTGACGCGTTGCACGACTATCACCGATCAGGGGTTCCAGTACTGGGGCAATGCCCGATTTACCAACCTGAAGAGACTCTGCCTAGCCGATTGCACATACTTAACCGATAATGCCATCGTACATCTCACCAACGCCGCCAAGTCTTTGCAGGAATTGGACCTG TCCTTCTGCTGCGCATTATCCGACACAGCAACCGAAGTCCTCGCCCTCCAATGCTCCCAGCTCAAATACCTCAACATGTCCTTCTGCggctccgccatctccgacCCTTCCCTGCGAAGCATCGGACTCCACCTGTTATCGCTGCAGCATCTGTCCGTGCGCGGCTGCGTTCGTGTCACGGGCGTCGGCGTTGAGGCCGTCGCAGAGGGATGTCACCAGCTTCAGTCGTTCGATGTGAGCCAATGCAAGAATCTCACGTCCTGGCTTGAGGATGGTGGTCCGGCGCGGTATCGATCGAGAATCGATTTTGAGGTTGTTGCTACGAATAGGAAGACCCTTCAATAA
- a CDS encoding uncharacterized protein (ID:PFLUO_004412-T1.cds;~source:funannotate), with the protein MASAGGASSITVTVRVRPFTIREAAQITRTDDGPLFLGDGSLAGVPAPKLNQKGIRSIVKVIDDRCLVFDPPEDNPVQKFSRSVVPNGKRVKDQTFAFDRIFDQNASQGEVYESTTRSLLDSVLDGYNATVFAYGATGCGKTHTITGTAQQPGIIFLTMQELFERIEERKDEKTTEISLSYLEIYNETIRDLLVPGGVKGGLMLREDTNQSVSVAGLSSHHPQNVEQVMDMIMRGNECRTMSPTEANATSSRSHAVLQINIAQKDRNADVNEPHTMATFSIIDLAGSERASATKNRGERLMEGANINKSLLALGSCINALCDPRKRNHIPYRNSKLTRLLKFALGGNCKTVMIVCVSPSSHHFDETQNTLRYANRAKNIQTKVTRNVFNVNRHVKDFLVKIDEQINLINELKAQQKDYENIAFGKFRKQTEKKDAVVREGVARIRNAYEHTLPERQEKTNNMLKLRQISRRIGILSAWIAAFDNVCASRETDAGLDNLWAIRKTAQGILLELEGSRHHYNRRLAQSTWERPIISAVENAVKQLEEFDIRDNSDYDNLNREAELLRSVAEREALSAVVEQDKAGESAAVQVLLQAQFEVMASIEDIMQLNASEAIQKGRVILGKMLDACTSSASNLVKPDGSMPTAPQMSAPKSANPPKPKKRFSLVNLPSETVAPPVALMPTITASPIKGSPRRRKTTTGWKSVSFTPKKVQVKANKRSVRWKDDEQDGSLAEWQKSPQKSTESADETSSEAEPMLPRGASPIPRNIPVRAGSPAASASPAPVGAEQTLSIPKNGSRFKPGFLSKKTSSSPLAPPPSIALPMSDNESSPLREIEGSSFLNRPSRIAVRTPSGNNYSSSPVSDSKEQWKSDKEDAIKINSAMRRISSGQYPSSSANNSSLRVHRRRSPSSTSTTPSGSSPSENTMFTASQARRMVKSEKEFEAKPRVLSPRTLPIMKNTGGGQRRTTLGGEIRSRDVSLTSRDAIRLSMMPTPSVDRSPEVGGGGGGGLR; encoded by the exons ATGGCTTCCGCCGGTGGCGCTTCTTCGATTACCGTGACCGTCCGAGTGCGTCCATTTACGATCAGAGAAGCGGCACAGATCACACGGACTGATGACGGTCCGCTTTTCCTCGGGGATGGATCGCTGGCCGGTGTACCTGCGCCGAAGCTCAACCAGAAGGGAATCAGATCTATTGTCAAAGTGATAGACGACCGATGCCT GGTGTTTGATCCTCCAGAAGACAACCCCGTCCAGAAGTTCTCCAGGAGCGTCGTGCCGAACGGCAAGCGCGTCAAGGACCAGACCTTTGCCTTCGATCGCATCTTCGACCAGAATGCCTCCCAGGGCGAAGTGTATGAATCAACAACACGCAGTCTGCTCGACAGTGTGCTCGATGGCTACAACGCGACGGTCTTCGCCTACGGAGCCACGGGATGCGGAAAGACACACACCATCACGGGGACAGCACAGCAGCCGGGAATCATTTTCTTGACTATGCAAGAATTGTTTGAGCGGATCGAGGAACGAAAGGATGAGAAGACCACCGAGATCTCGCTCTCATACCTGGAGATCTACAACGAGACCATTCGCGACTTGCTTGTTCCCGGAGGGGTCAAGGGTGGCTTGATGCTACGTGAGGACACCAACCAGTCGGTTTCGGTCGCGGGTCTGTCAAGCCATCACCCTCAGAATGTGGAGCAGGTCATGGATATGATCATGCGAGGCAACGAGTGTCGAACCATGTCTCCCACCGAAGCGAATGCCACCTCCTCTCGGTCACACGCGGTGCTCCAGATTAACATCGCCCAGAAGGATCGTAATGCAGACGTCAACGAGCCACACACGATGGCTACATTCAGTATCATTGATCTTGCGGGCAGTGAACGCGCGAGTGCGACGAAGAACCGAGGCGAACGGCTGATGGAAGGTGCCAATATCAACAAATCTCTTCTGGCTTTGGGCAGTTGCATCAATGCGCTCTGCGACCCGCGGAAACGCAACCACATTCCTTACCGCAACTCTAAACTTACGCGACTGCTCAAGTTTGCCCTGGGCGGCAACTGCAAGACTGTAATGATTGTCTGCGTCAGTCCCTCGAGTCATCACTTTGACGAGACCCAGAACACCTTACGATACGCCAACCGAGCCAAGAACATCCAGACCAAGGTCACCAGAAACGTATTCAACGTCAACCGACACGTCAAGGACTTCCTGGTCAAGATTGACGAGCAGATCAACCTGATCAACGAACTCAAAGCGCAGCAGAAGGATTATGAGAATATCGCGTTTGGCAAGTTCCGCAAACAaaccgagaagaaggacgCCGTGGTTCGCGAAGGTGTCGCGCGCATTCGGAATGCCTACGAGCACACCTTGCCCGAAAGACAGGAGAAGACGAATAATATGCTCAAGCTGAGACAGATCAGCCGCCGGATCGGTATTCTGTCGGCATGGATTGCGGCTTTTGATAACGTCTGTGCTTCCCGCGAGACTGACGCGGGCTTGGACAATCTCTGGGCAATTCGAAAGACTGCACAGGGGATattgctggagctggaaggGAGCAGGCATCATTACAACCGGCGACTAGCGCAGAGCACCTGGGAGCGGCCAATCATCTCCGCAGTCGAAAATGCAGTCAAGCAACTTGAGGAATTCGATATCCGCGACAACAGTGACTATGATAACCTGAACCGGGAGGCGGAGCTGCTCCGCTCGGTCGCCGAGCGTGAGGCACTGTCTGCCGTGGTGGAACAGGACAAGGCCGGGGAATCCGCTGCGGTGCAGGTTCTACTGCAAGCACAATTTGAGGTGATGGCCTCAATTGAGGACATCATGCAACTGAATGCTTCCGAGGCCATTCAAAAGGGACGGGTGATTCTGGGGAAGATGCTGGATGCTTGCACGAGCTCGGCCTCCAACCTCGTCAAGCCGGATGGCAGCATGCCTACTGCTCCACAGATGAGCGCTCCCAAATCAGCGAATCCTCCCAAACCAAAGAAGAGGTTCAGCTTGGTCAACCTGCCTTCTGAAACGGTCGCCCCTCCCGTGGCTCTCATGCCAACGATCACCGCCTCGCCGATCAAGGGCTCGCCTCGACGCCGCAAGACCACCACTGGTTGGAAGAGCGTCAGCTTCACCCCGAAAAAAGTCCAGGTAAAGGCCAACAAACGATCTGTGCGGTGGAAGGACGACGAGCAAGACGGGTCTCTAGCTGAATGGCAAAAGAGCCCCCAGAAATCCACCGAGTCTGCGGATGAAACCAGCTCAGAGGCGGAGCCTATGCTGCCCCGTGGTGCATCTCCGATCCCGCGAAACATTCCCGTCCGCGCAGGCAGTCCCGCCGCGAGTGCCTCTCCCGCCCCTGTGGGTGCCGAACAGACATTGAGCATCCCCAAGAACGGCAGCCGGTTCAAGCCCGGGTTCCTTTCTaagaagaccagcagctcacCCCTGGCGCCACCTCCTTCAATCGCTCTTCCCATGTCCGACAACGAGAGCTCTCCATTGCGGGAGATCGAAGGCAGCAGCTTCTTGAACCGCCCGTCGCGAATCGCCGTCCGCACCCCGAGCGGGAACAACTACTCCAGCAGCCCCGTGTCCGACAGTAAGGAGCAATGGAAGTCAGACAAGGAGGACGCAATCAAGATCAACTCAGCCATGCGCCGCATCTCCAGCGGGCAATATCCCTCCTCTTCAGCCAACAACAGCTCCCTCCGAGTCCACCGTCGGCGCAGCCCCAGCTCCACCAGTACTACTCCCTCCGGCAGCTCACCGAGCGAGAACACCATGTTCACAGCATCCCAAGCCCGTCGCATGGTcaagagcgagaaggagTTCGAGGCCAAGCCCCGCGTCCTCAGTCCGCGCACTCTCCCCATCATGAAGAACACGGGTGGTGGTCAGCGGCGCACTACGCTGGGCGGCGAGATCCGCTCGCGCGACGTGAGTCTGACAAGTCGCGATGCTATCCGGCTTAGTATGATGCCGACACCGAGTGTGGATCGGTCACCGGaagtgggtggtggtggtggtggtgggttgcGCTGA
- a CDS encoding uncharacterized protein (ID:PFLUO_004411-T1.cds;~source:funannotate) → MPPKQANSTSRASTLLFKKHKTTVLLVLQPHEPLTAAKEKLLQALQARNVTEINGDLVPDDPGAIEFGMAVDRNDLDKGWTRLDAETAELGGTKANADAAGSLQAAGLQDGHPVAFRFRKAHEAVPETEDIEVEPEDPGWDVVTPHFDEEEEQ, encoded by the exons ATG CCACCGAAACAAGCAAATTCCACTTCCCGAGCCTCcaccctcctcttcaagaaacacaaaaccACCGTCCTCCTCGTGCTCCAGCCCCACGAACCACTGACAGCAGCCAAGGAGAAGCTACTGCAGGCTCTCCAGGCGCGCAATGTCACAGAGATCAACGGTGACCTAGTCCCCGACGACCCCGGCGCGATCGAGTTCGGCATGGCCGTGGACAGGAATGACCTGGATAAAGGCTGGACTCGGCTTGACGCCGAGACTGCCGAGCTTGGTGGCACAAAGGCGAATGCGGATGCAGCGGGGTCTTTGCAGGCTGCTGGATTGCAAGATGGACATCCCGTAGCTTTTCGATTCCGGAAAGCTCACGAGGCAGTTCCGGAGACGGAGGATATTGAAGTCGAGCCCGAGGATCCTGGGTGGGATGTTGTTACGCCACActttgacgaggaggaggagcagtGA